One genomic region from candidate division WOR-3 bacterium encodes:
- a CDS encoding ATP-binding protein yields MNTKNYLLMAFILLCLLGIFLIFSIINNQRTMLAFFKDEARSFLTLIALAQEHSIFAEAELEDKITDNLISIINYLNEIGLKKDNLDKVRQNFNLSSIVIYDSIRKKDLLKSGNPYEIDYKSFKEGDRIKYYYFTILNEKFIRFIYKTERVVFQIELSAEEIKKFSQEYGIGKILNQMAINPIINYVALQDLQGIIFATPNVKVMPRIQSDSLLLKAFQNGKEISRITNFENKKVLEIVTPFIVEKEIIGLLRIGMNLDNYYQYLNSTYIQLGLLFVILFGVGIAVFTIFIKHQDYQMREQFFSHILGAIDEGILLLDVKGNIKGANKMFGKITGVQESEILNKQYNVVFRGDPFLLQIVKETNNFVEEEREIFNKVIKYATYPLYDRNKKFFGTISILHDVSEIRKREKEQKEKERLTFLGNLVANFAHEIKNPLNGLAIAAQRLHREFPSQGESYNQLISAIIKEIDSMTRILNDFLSLVRPQIKESQEFDLSRLIKDMEILINEQTKQKNIKFNIDIEEGVIIKGNMEDIRRALMNLLLNAIEAVSSVPKIDSQIGISLKKENGHALIKVYDNGPGIPASALDKIFEPYFTTKKGGTGLGLFIAHKIVSEHNGTINVESSKEKGTVFTIRLNI; encoded by the coding sequence ATGAATACTAAAAACTATCTTTTAATGGCATTTATTTTGCTCTGTTTATTGGGCATATTTCTGATTTTCAGCATAATAAACAACCAGCGCACTATGCTTGCTTTTTTCAAAGACGAAGCCCGTTCATTTTTAACACTGATTGCACTTGCTCAGGAGCACTCCATCTTTGCGGAGGCAGAACTTGAAGATAAAATTACTGATAATCTCATTAGCATAATAAATTATCTCAACGAAATTGGTCTAAAAAAAGACAACCTTGATAAAGTACGACAGAATTTTAATCTAAGTTCAATAGTGATTTATGATTCAATAAGGAAAAAGGATTTATTAAAGTCGGGCAATCCATACGAAATTGATTACAAAAGTTTTAAGGAAGGGGATAGGATTAAATATTATTATTTCACAATACTTAACGAAAAATTTATTCGTTTTATTTATAAAACTGAAAGGGTTGTATTCCAGATTGAGTTATCCGCCGAGGAGATAAAAAAATTCAGTCAGGAGTATGGTATCGGCAAGATTCTCAATCAAATGGCAATAAATCCAATTATCAATTATGTTGCGCTTCAAGATTTACAGGGAATTATTTTTGCTACACCCAATGTTAAAGTAATGCCCAGGATACAGAGCGATTCATTATTATTGAAGGCATTTCAAAATGGAAAAGAAATATCACGTATAACAAATTTTGAAAACAAGAAAGTGCTTGAAATTGTCACCCCGTTTATCGTTGAAAAGGAAATTATTGGACTTCTACGCATCGGTATGAATTTAGATAATTATTATCAGTATCTTAATAGTACCTATATTCAATTGGGGCTTTTATTTGTGATATTGTTCGGTGTTGGTATTGCTGTATTTACAATTTTCATAAAGCATCAGGATTATCAGATGCGTGAACAATTCTTCTCTCATATACTCGGCGCGATTGATGAAGGTATTCTGCTTCTGGATGTTAAAGGAAATATCAAAGGTGCCAATAAAATGTTCGGTAAAATTACTGGTGTGCAGGAATCTGAAATATTAAATAAGCAATATAATGTAGTATTTAGAGGAGATCCTTTTTTACTGCAAATCGTTAAGGAAACAAATAATTTTGTTGAAGAGGAAAGGGAAATCTTCAATAAGGTTATAAAGTATGCCACATATCCACTTTATGATAGAAACAAAAAATTTTTTGGAACAATATCAATACTACATGATGTCTCAGAAATTCGAAAAAGAGAAAAAGAACAAAAGGAGAAAGAGCGATTGACTTTTCTTGGGAATCTTGTTGCAAACTTTGCACATGAGATAAAAAATCCATTGAATGGTCTGGCAATTGCAGCCCAACGCTTACATAGAGAATTTCCTTCACAGGGTGAATCTTATAATCAGCTCATTTCTGCAATCATCAAAGAAATTGATTCAATGACAAGAATCCTTAATGATTTTTTAAGCCTGGTGCGACCGCAGATAAAGGAAAGTCAGGAATTTGATCTGAGCCGATTAATAAAAGATATGGAGATTTTAATAAATGAACAGACAAAACAAAAAAATATTAAATTCAATATTGATATAGAAGAGGGGGTGATTATAAAGGGAAATATGGAAGATATAAGGCGTGCATTAATGAATTTACTACTCAATGCAATTGAGGCTGTTTCTTCTGTACCTAAAATTGATTCCCAGATCGGGATCTCTTTGAAAAAAGAAAATGGGCATGCTTTAATTAAGGTATATGACAACGGACCAGGAATACCTGCTTCTGCCCTTGATAAAATTTTTGAACCATATTTTACAACCAAAAAAGGTGGGACCGGACTGGGGCTGTTTATTGCGCACAAGATAGTAAGTGAACATAATGGCACCATAAATGTTGAGAGTAGCAAGGAAAAGGGCACCGTATTCACCATCAGGTTAAATATTTAA
- a CDS encoding DUF2273 domain-containing protein, giving the protein MMERLNKGILGAIIAGVFGIFLATVGFWRTLLILFLIVIGFLVGTYWEIRKKE; this is encoded by the coding sequence ATGATGGAGAGATTGAACAAAGGCATACTCGGTGCAATTATCGCTGGTGTTTTTGGAATATTTTTAGCCACGGTTGGGTTCTGGCGTACATTATTAATATTATTTTTGATAGTAATTGGGTTTTTAGTCGGCACATACTGGGAAATAAGAAAAAAAGAATAA
- a CDS encoding Na/Pi cotransporter family protein has translation MINIKIMINGHFFLWFFCILLKGQDPLGNDISGDQQIGIVNQFLQKPVVVRVVDEKGRGVENAKVIFAVLKEPLENNLTSKFAVIHPETTYTDKDGFAKTFIKLGGARGDYYILVRNNNDALIFHFTGMEQDWVLVMIISIIGGLALFIFALSYGSKGLIRGLGSKTRDLLFNFTNRRLTALVSGFFITAIFGSCTATASLLIKFASAGVVPVMSGLAVMLGANVGATITIQFLAFNIMNYSLLIVTAGVLLRLLFPNLRNLAQFIFGIGLLFFSLKIISTGIVNVKYLSGFTKSIVSLNNAPILAVLIGTLLSFIFRSSTAIIGFILVLVFESAISTISAFNLVLGANLGTTILHMLIADSVNARRIALGNFIFKLVGVIIFVLLIDYIGFISFGGNSARQIANFHTIFNIFIALIFLPLLSPFNKLLNYLVIETKHEILKTKKLDQTFLDTPSIAISQALKEIMDMGDKTVKMLEDSIKVFEKRDIVLRKSIIEADDEIDRIDELVTPYLSRLNPEEMDQELRKMQIGLLTVTSELEHIGDTISKNLMNYAKKQIDEGMEFSQEGLAQIKEFHKFVLDTLRMSISSMATRDRKFAQEVFSRRDKGLKMAKEFEIKHIERLHRGLKESLETSTIHLDILSDLERINFHATEIANAVMGIL, from the coding sequence ATGATTAATATTAAGATAATGATTAATGGACACTTTTTTTTGTGGTTTTTCTGCATACTATTGAAAGGACAGGACCCATTAGGAAACGATATCTCGGGTGACCAGCAAATAGGCATAGTGAATCAGTTTTTGCAAAAACCGGTTGTGGTCCGTGTTGTTGATGAAAAGGGCAGAGGGGTTGAGAATGCAAAAGTGATCTTTGCAGTTCTCAAAGAACCTTTAGAAAATAATCTTACAAGTAAATTTGCGGTTATACATCCTGAGACTACATACACTGATAAAGATGGTTTTGCAAAAACTTTTATAAAACTCGGGGGTGCCCGGGGTGATTACTACATACTTGTTAGAAATAATAACGACGCTCTTATATTCCATTTTACGGGTATGGAACAAGACTGGGTATTGGTAATGATAATTTCTATAATTGGAGGACTCGCTCTTTTTATATTTGCCCTGAGTTATGGTAGCAAAGGGTTGATTCGGGGGCTTGGTTCCAAGACGCGAGATCTATTATTCAATTTCACAAATCGTCGTCTGACTGCTCTGGTAAGCGGATTTTTTATTACGGCTATTTTTGGTTCCTGTACTGCAACTGCATCATTGTTGATAAAGTTTGCCTCAGCGGGTGTTGTTCCAGTGATGTCTGGACTTGCGGTAATGCTCGGTGCGAATGTGGGTGCCACAATAACAATTCAATTTCTTGCTTTCAATATTATGAACTATTCACTTTTAATAGTTACTGCTGGTGTGCTCCTAAGATTATTATTCCCAAACCTCCGAAATCTCGCTCAGTTTATTTTTGGTATCGGTTTATTATTCTTCTCATTAAAGATTATTTCTACAGGCATTGTAAATGTAAAATATCTATCAGGATTTACTAAATCAATTGTAAGTTTGAATAATGCCCCGATTCTTGCAGTTTTGATCGGCACATTGCTTTCGTTCATATTTCGTTCGAGCACGGCAATTATTGGTTTTATTCTTGTTCTTGTATTTGAATCCGCGATATCTACCATTTCTGCATTTAATCTGGTGCTGGGAGCAAATCTCGGAACAACGATACTTCACATGCTCATTGCAGATTCAGTTAATGCGAGAAGGATTGCTCTGGGAAACTTCATCTTTAAACTGGTTGGTGTTATAATATTCGTATTATTAATTGATTATATCGGATTTATATCCTTCGGTGGCAATAGTGCAAGACAGATTGCGAATTTCCATACGATCTTTAATATTTTTATTGCACTTATTTTTCTGCCTCTCCTCAGTCCATTTAATAAGTTGCTAAATTATCTTGTTATTGAAACAAAGCACGAAATTTTAAAAACTAAAAAACTTGATCAGACATTCCTTGATACACCATCAATTGCAATCAGTCAGGCATTGAAAGAAATTATGGATATGGGTGATAAAACGGTTAAGATGCTTGAGGATTCAATAAAGGTCTTTGAAAAGAGGGATATTGTTTTAAGGAAATCAATTATTGAGGCAGACGATGAGATCGATCGTATAGATGAATTGGTAACTCCTTATCTTTCCCGACTGAATCCTGAAGAGATGGACCAAGAACTTAGAAAAATGCAAATTGGTTTGCTCACTGTTACTTCAGAACTGGAACATATCGGCGATACAATTTCAAAAAATTTAATGAACTACGCAAAAAAGCAGATAGATGAAGGCATGGAATTTTCTCAAGAGGGGTTGGCGCAAATCAAAGAATTCCACAAATTTGTTCTGGATACTTTGAGAATGTCAATTTCCAGTATGGCAACCAGGGATCGGAAATTTGCTCAGGAAGTTTTCTCAAGACGCGATAAAGGATTAAAAATGGCTAAGGAATTTGAGATAAAACATATTGAGAGATTACACCGCGGATTGAAAGAAAGTCTTGAAACTTCAACTATCCATCTTGATATATTAAGCGACCTCGAAAGAATCAACTTTCATGCAACTGAAATTGCTAACGCAGTTATGGGTATTTTATGA
- a CDS encoding glycosyltransferase family 39 protein — protein sequence MDFKFEKYKKFIPCILITIGSIFRLAQYIFNRSLTEGEAPLAMNIIERSYQTLIKPLDYVQAAPIGFLYIEKLCVNIFGNNEYALRIFPLIVGILALFLFYKILKIIGDYKITLFGLAFFVLNDYLIYFSSEVKPYSSDVFFSLLLIFLVLITIRDNLNIAMLIIYGIIGAITIWLSFPAVFVFIGTGIILLIYIIKNKDYKAFLIIMLAGAIGFLSLTSNYFLCLRHYTTHKELLDFWQNDFIPFPPKSLAEVYQIIYMLVRIFKNPGGFSIYDIFLAILFFIIGIIYFYRNKKIASLIIIIPFIITILCSILRLYPFEGRVILFIAPILSIFVSAGVTLMYNIVKKSSTPIATSISLILFIYPALNSCYHLIKPRAPEELRSVLEYLLKNRKEQDKIYVYYGAVNAFRYYQTRFSDFHEDYILGIESRNDWTGYYRDLEKLKGNRRVWFIFSHIATHLGGNEEKIFLSYLNLIGNQVASFTTSGASAYLYDLSK from the coding sequence ATGGATTTTAAATTTGAAAAATATAAGAAATTTATACCCTGTATTTTAATTACAATCGGTTCCATTTTCCGTCTCGCACAATATATCTTCAACCGCTCTCTCACTGAAGGTGAAGCACCATTGGCAATGAATATTATAGAACGCTCTTATCAAACATTGATTAAACCCCTTGATTATGTCCAGGCAGCGCCGATCGGTTTTCTTTATATAGAGAAATTGTGTGTGAATATATTTGGCAATAATGAATATGCATTACGAATCTTCCCGCTAATTGTTGGCATTTTAGCCCTTTTCCTTTTTTACAAAATTTTAAAAATAATTGGCGACTATAAAATCACACTTTTTGGTCTTGCCTTTTTTGTCTTAAATGATTATTTAATCTATTTTTCTTCGGAAGTAAAACCATATTCAAGCGATGTATTCTTTTCTCTATTACTAATCTTTCTTGTATTAATTACAATTAGAGATAACCTGAATATTGCAATGTTGATAATCTATGGGATTATCGGTGCCATCACCATCTGGCTTTCTTTTCCTGCAGTCTTTGTATTCATTGGCACTGGCATCATCCTGTTAATTTACATAATAAAAAATAAAGATTACAAAGCATTCTTGATTATTATGTTAGCTGGAGCGATTGGTTTTTTAAGCCTTACTTCAAATTATTTTCTTTGTCTCCGCCACTATACAACACATAAAGAATTACTGGATTTCTGGCAAAATGATTTTATTCCATTCCCACCTAAGTCATTAGCTGAAGTATATCAAATAATTTATATGTTGGTCAGAATTTTTAAAAATCCTGGGGGTTTTTCTATTTACGATATCTTCCTTGCAATATTATTTTTCATAATTGGTATTATTTATTTTTATAGAAACAAAAAAATCGCCTCATTAATCATTATTATTCCCTTTATTATTACTATCCTTTGTTCTATTCTTAGACTCTATCCATTTGAAGGTCGGGTGATACTATTTATCGCACCAATTTTATCAATCTTTGTTAGTGCTGGTGTTACCTTAATGTACAACATAGTAAAAAAGAGTTCAACACCAATTGCAACATCAATCTCTTTGATATTGTTTATTTACCCAGCATTGAATTCATGCTATCATCTTATCAAACCCCGTGCACCCGAAGAGTTAAGATCGGTGTTGGAATACCTCTTAAAGAATAGGAAAGAACAGGATAAAATTTATGTATATTATGGGGCAGTAAATGCATTCAGATATTATCAGACCAGATTTTCAGATTTTCACGAGGATTATATATTGGGGATTGAATCGCGGAATGATTGGACTGGATATTATCGCGATTTGGAAAAATTAAAAGGCAACAGAAGGGTCTGGTTTATATTTTCACACATCGCTACACATTTAGGGGGTAATGAAGAGAAAATATTTTTAAGTTATTTAAATCTAATCGGCAATCAGGTTGCATCATTTACCACATCAGGTGCATCTGCATATCTTTATGATTTAAGCAAGTAA